The Sorangiineae bacterium MSr11954 DNA segment ATTACAAGCACGACCACCCGCGAAAGCTCGTCACCTCCGGCGGTCTGGGCACCATGGGCTTCGCGCTCCCGGCCGCCATCGGCGCCCGCTTCGCGCGCAAGGACGACGAGATCTGGGTGGTGGCCGGCGACGGCGGCTTCCAGATGACCGCCGCCGAGCTCTCCACGGCCGCGCAGGAGGGGATCAAGATCAACATCGCCATCATCAACAATGGCTATTTGGGAATGGTCCGGCAGTGGCAGCAGTTCTTTTACGAGGGCCGCTACTCCGCCACACCTTTGGTCAGCCCCGATTTCGTGAAGCTCGCCGAAGCGCACGGCCATACGGGATTGCGGGTCACCAAGCGCGAAGAGGTCGAAGAGGCGGTGGCGATCGCTCGGCGGACGCCGGGCACGGTCATCATCGATTTCCGAGTCGAGAAAGAGGACAGCGTCTACCCCATGGTCGCGGCGGGCGCCGATCTCCACGACATGATTCGCAGGCCCAATCCCATCGAGGAGACGGCCGATGACGAGTGAGAGGGTGCTCCTGCCGTGCACGTTCCCGAATTTTGGCGAGGGCGGGGAGCTCGGGAACGCGGGACGGGCACGTGTACGGGAACGGGTGAGATTTCTGGGGTGAGGTTCGGGGCGTGAGGTTCACGGAGAGAGGACGGAAAGAGTCATGGCAAAGCCAAGTTTGCGAACGTTCATTGCGTATGTGGAAGACTTGCCGGGTGTCTTGAATCGTGTGACGTCGCTCTTCCGGCGGCGGGGGTACAACATCGAGTCCCTCACGGTCGGACGGACGCAGCGTGAGCACGTATCGCGCATGACCATCGTCATGGAGGCCGACGATGATGCCGCGCACCGCATCGAGGCCAACCTTTACAAGCTGGTCAATGTCCTCCGCGTGGAGGACACGACCCACCAAGCGACCGTCAGCCGCGAGCTCGCCATGATCAAGGTGCACGCCGGCAAGGACACGCGCCCGCACATCATGCAGGTGTGCGAAGTGTTCCGCGCGCGCGTGATCGACGTCGGCGTCTCCGCCCTCATCTGTGAGATCACGGGCACCGGCGACAAGATCGACGGCCTCGTCGAAGTGCTTCGCCCCTTTGGCATTCTCGAAATGGTAAGAACGGGAGCCGTCGCCATGTTGCGCGGCGCCGACGCGCTCGAAGCTTTGGACGCAGACCCTTCGGGCGTGCACGAGCTCCCGCGCGACGCGGCGTGAGCGCTGCTGCCGAGACATGCCTGTCGAGACGTAGTCCGCGGTACTGCAAGAAGATGAGCGGCTTTCGCTAGTGAACGGAGAAAAGAGAAAATGGCCAAGATTTATTACGATAAGGATGCAGACCTCGGGCTTATCAAGAAGAAGAAGGTCGCCATCATCGGCTACGGGTCGCAGGGGCACGCGCACGCGCTGAACCTGAAAGACAGCGGGGTCGATGTGCGGATCGGTCTGCACGCCTCGAGCAAGAGCATCTCCAAAGCGAAGGCCGCCGGACTCGAGGTTTTGCCCGTCGCCGAGGCCGCCGCCTGGGCCGACGTGATCATGGTGCTGGTCCCCGATACGTCGCAAGCGAAGATTTACAACGAGGCGATCGCGCCGAACCTGTCCGCGGGCAAGACATTGATGTTCGCGCACGGCTTCAACATTCGCTTCAAGACGATCGAGCCGCGGCCCGACGTCGACGTCAGCATGGTGGCGCCCAAGGGCCCCGGCCACCGCGTTCGCGAGACGTTCGAGGCCAACGGCGGCGTGCCGGCGCTGATCGCGATTCACCAGGACGCGACGGGCAAGGCGCGCGACGTGGCGCTCTCGTACGCGGCCGGCATCGGGGCCTCGCGCGCGGGCGTCCTCGAGACCACCTTCGCCGAGGAGACGGAGACCGATTTGTTCGGCGAGCAAGCGGTGCTCTGTGGCGGCGCGAGCGAGCTCGTGAAGGCCGGCTTCCAGACGTTGGTGGACGCCGGGTACCAGCCCGAGATTGCCTACTTCGAGTGCCTCCACGAGCTCAAGTTGATCGTCGACCTCATGTACCGGGGCGGCCTCAATTACATGCGATACTCGATCAGCGACACCGCCGAATATGGCGATTACGTGTCGGGCCCGCGCGTGGTGAACTCCGAGACGCGCGAGACGATGAAGAAGATCCTGGAAGACATCCGCAACGGAACCTTCGCCAAAAAGTGGATCGAAGAGAACGCGACCGGCCGAAAGTGGTTCGAGGCCGAGCGTGAGAAGGAGCGCGATCAGAAGCTCGAAAAGGTGGGCGCCGAGCTGCGCTCCATGATGCCGTTTTTGGACCCGGTAACGATTAAACCTGGCGATTGACAGGACCGACAAAGGACAGGGCGATGGGAAACTACGTACGCATTTTCGATACGACGCTGCGGGATGGGGAACAGTCGCCGGGCGCGACCATGACATCGAGCGAAAAGCTCGAGATCGCGAAGGCACTTTCCCGTCTCGGCGTCGATGTGATCGAGGCCGGGTTTCCCGCTGCATCGCCCGACGACCTTGCGGCCGTACGCGCGATCGCCGAGCACGTGGGGCGTGAACCGATCGAGGGGCGGCCATCGTCCGAGCCGCCCACCATCGTCGGCCTCGCCCGCGCCACCAAGGGCGACATCGACGCCGCGTGGGAGGGGATCCGCCCTGCCAAGCACCCGTGCTTGCACACGTTCCTCTCCACGTCCGATCTGCACATGAAGCACAAGCTCCGCATGTCGCGGGAGCAGGTGCTGGCCCGCATCGCGGAGATGGTCGCGTACGCCAAGACGCTCTGCCCCGCCATCGAGTTCAGCCCCGAGGACGCAGGCCGCAGCGAGCCGGAGTTCTTGTACCAAGTGCTCGATACGGCCATTCGCGCGGGCGCCACCACCTTGAATATCCCCGACACGGTCGGGTACACCACGCCGGACGAGTTCGGCTCCCTCATCGCCGGCATCTTCGCCAATGTGCCCGGCATCGACGACGTGATCGTCTCCGTCCACTGCCACAACGACTTGGGCCTGGCGACGGCCAATACCCTGGCGGGTATCCGCGCGGGCGCGCGGCAGGCGGAGGTGACCATCAACGGCATCGGCGAGCGTGCAGGCAATACCTCGCTGGAAGAAGTGGTGATGGCGCTTCATACGCGGGCGCCGAAGTTCGGTCTGACCACCGGCATCGACACCACGCAGCTGGCGCGCGTGAGCCGCATGGTGAGCACCGCCACCGGCATCGTCGTGCAGCCGAACAAGGCCGTGGTCGGCGCCAACGCCTTTGCGCACGAGTCGGGCATCCACCAGGACGGCATGCTCAAGCACGAGGCGACATACGAGATCATGCGCCCCGAGACGGTGGGCGTGACGCAAACGAATTTGGTCCTGGGCAAGCACTCGGGGCGCGCGGCGCTCTCGGCGCGCCTCGTGTCCATGGGGTACTCGTTCGACGGGCCCGCGCTCGACCGCGTGTTCGCCCGCTTCAAGGCGCTGGCCGATCGGCGCAAGCAAGTGCACGACGCCGATCTCGAGGCGCTCGTCCACGACGAGGCGGCGCCCGACGTGGAGGCGTTCACCTTGGAGGGGCTCCTCGTGGGGTGCGGCACCATGGGGATGCCGACCGCCACCGTGCGCCTGCGTTGCCCGGACGGGAAGGTGAGGGTGCACGCGGCCGTGGGGACCGGCCCCGTCGACGCCGCCTACAAAGCCGTCGACGCCATCGTGCAAACCCGCGCCACCTTGCTGGAGTTCACGGTGCGCTCGGTCACCGAGGGCATCGACGCGCTCGGTGAGGTGGCGGTGCGCATCCGCGAGCTGCACGGGCACGAAGGCGTGCGGGCTCAGCACGACGGACCTCAAGCGCGCGTTTTTCACGGCAATGGCGCCGATACCGACATCATCGTGGCCAGCGTTAAGGCATATCTTCGTGCGCAGAACCGGTTGATGGCCGCCACCGGCGGCGTGTGGGATGCGCCCGTCTCGCGTCGCGATGGGGTGGTGCCCATGGAGGTCATCGACCTGCAGCTGGTGAATGGCGCCGAACCCTCCCGAGCATCCTGACTCTTCCTGGTCCTGCGAAGCACCTGACAGAAACGAAAATCCATGCCGCAAACGCTCTTCGAGAAGATCTGGAATGGGCATGTGGTGGCCGAGGCCGAAGGCCGCCCTGCGCTCATCTACATCGATTTGCACTTGATTCACGAGGTCACCTCCCCGCAGGCCTTTTCGGGTCTGCGGGCGCGGGGCCTCAAGGTCCGCCGCCCCGATCGCACGGTGGCGACCATGGATCATTCCACGCCAACCCTTCCGCGCGCCCTCGCGGTGGTGGACGAGCAAGCCGAGGCGCAGCTGCGCACCCTCGAGGTCAACTGCGCGGAGTTCGGGATCGCGCTGCACGGCCTGGATTCGTCCAAGCAGGGCATCGTGCACGTCATCGGACCCGAGCTGGGGGTGACGCAGCCCGGGCGCACCATCGTCTGCGGCGATAGCCACACCTCCACCCACGGCGCCTTTGGCGCGCTGGCCTTTGGCATCGGCACCAGCGAGGTGGAGCATGTGCTGGCCACGCAGTGTCTCCTTCAGCGCAAGCCCAAGACCCTGGAGGTGCGCGTCACCGGAAATCCGGGGCCGGGCACGTCGGCCAAGGACATCATCCTGGCGCTCATCGCCAAGATCGGTGTGGGCGGCGCGACGGGCCATGTGATCGAGTACACGGGCGACGCGATTCGCGCGCTCGACATGGAGGGGCGGATGACCGTCTGCAACATGTCGATCGAGGCGGGCGCCCGCGCGGGCATGATCGCGCCCGACGAGGTCACCTTTGCGTACTTGAAGGGCCGTGAGCACGCGCCATCCGGCGCCGCATGGGATGCGGCGGTCGCGCGCTGGCGCGAGCTGCACACGGACGAGGGCGCGGTGTTCGATCGCCAGGTGACCATCGACGCCTCGTCGCTCGAGCCGATGATCACGTACGGCACCAACCCAGGCATGGGCATCCCCATCACCGGCAAGGTGCCATCGCCCGACGAGGCGGCCGACGCCACGCAGCGCGCGGCGCTGGAGAAGGCGCTTCGCTACATGGATATCGCGCCGGGTGCGCCGCTGCTCGGAAAGAAGATCAACACGGTGTTCGTGGGCTCGTGCACCAACTCGCGCCTCGGCGATCTGCGCGCCGCGGCACAGGTCATGCGCGGGCGGCACGTGGCGGAGGGCGTGCGCGCGCTCATCGTG contains these protein-coding regions:
- the ilvC gene encoding ketol-acid reductoisomerase produces the protein MAKIYYDKDADLGLIKKKKVAIIGYGSQGHAHALNLKDSGVDVRIGLHASSKSISKAKAAGLEVLPVAEAAAWADVIMVLVPDTSQAKIYNEAIAPNLSAGKTLMFAHGFNIRFKTIEPRPDVDVSMVAPKGPGHRVRETFEANGGVPALIAIHQDATGKARDVALSYAAGIGASRAGVLETTFAEETETDLFGEQAVLCGGASELVKAGFQTLVDAGYQPEIAYFECLHELKLIVDLMYRGGLNYMRYSISDTAEYGDYVSGPRVVNSETRETMKKILEDIRNGTFAKKWIEENATGRKWFEAEREKERDQKLEKVGAELRSMMPFLDPVTIKPGD
- a CDS encoding 2-isopropylmalate synthase, which codes for MGNYVRIFDTTLRDGEQSPGATMTSSEKLEIAKALSRLGVDVIEAGFPAASPDDLAAVRAIAEHVGREPIEGRPSSEPPTIVGLARATKGDIDAAWEGIRPAKHPCLHTFLSTSDLHMKHKLRMSREQVLARIAEMVAYAKTLCPAIEFSPEDAGRSEPEFLYQVLDTAIRAGATTLNIPDTVGYTTPDEFGSLIAGIFANVPGIDDVIVSVHCHNDLGLATANTLAGIRAGARQAEVTINGIGERAGNTSLEEVVMALHTRAPKFGLTTGIDTTQLARVSRMVSTATGIVVQPNKAVVGANAFAHESGIHQDGMLKHEATYEIMRPETVGVTQTNLVLGKHSGRAALSARLVSMGYSFDGPALDRVFARFKALADRRKQVHDADLEALVHDEAAPDVEAFTLEGLLVGCGTMGMPTATVRLRCPDGKVRVHAAVGTGPVDAAYKAVDAIVQTRATLLEFTVRSVTEGIDALGEVAVRIRELHGHEGVRAQHDGPQARVFHGNGADTDIIVASVKAYLRAQNRLMAATGGVWDAPVSRRDGVVPMEVIDLQLVNGAEPSRAS
- the leuC gene encoding 3-isopropylmalate dehydratase large subunit; this encodes MPQTLFEKIWNGHVVAEAEGRPALIYIDLHLIHEVTSPQAFSGLRARGLKVRRPDRTVATMDHSTPTLPRALAVVDEQAEAQLRTLEVNCAEFGIALHGLDSSKQGIVHVIGPELGVTQPGRTIVCGDSHTSTHGAFGALAFGIGTSEVEHVLATQCLLQRKPKTLEVRVTGNPGPGTSAKDIILALIAKIGVGGATGHVIEYTGDAIRALDMEGRMTVCNMSIEAGARAGMIAPDEVTFAYLKGREHAPSGAAWDAAVARWRELHTDEGAVFDRQVTIDASSLEPMITYGTNPGMGIPITGKVPSPDEAADATQRAALEKALRYMDIAPGAPLLGKKINTVFVGSCTNSRLGDLRAAAQVMRGRHVAEGVRALIVPGSKAIKREAEAEGLDRIFTEAGAEWREAGCSMCIAMNGDQLARGEYAVSTSNRNFEGRQGPGSRTFLASPLTAAAAAVTGCITDVRTLLGGGAS
- the ilvN gene encoding acetolactate synthase small subunit, coding for MAKPSLRTFIAYVEDLPGVLNRVTSLFRRRGYNIESLTVGRTQREHVSRMTIVMEADDDAAHRIEANLYKLVNVLRVEDTTHQATVSRELAMIKVHAGKDTRPHIMQVCEVFRARVIDVGVSALICEITGTGDKIDGLVEVLRPFGILEMVRTGAVAMLRGADALEALDADPSGVHELPRDAA